From a region of the uncultured Desulfatiglans sp. genome:
- a CDS encoding putative GTP-binding protein (Evidence 3 : Putative function from multiple computational evidences), protein MNRYIQRSLEEALRRAVDQFPAVVLTGPRQSGKTTTLKHLFGAEYGYVSVEPPDIRASAEEDPRGFLELHPPPVIFDEIQYAPSLLPYIKERIDSRREKPGQYLLTGSQNLLLVQNVSESLAGRAAVLRLLPLAAREAFGRPFAPLPWETEGVQANPISLSYQSFWEAALRGAYPELVANPERDIGLWHSSYVQTYLERDVRSLRQVGDLTQFQSFLRALAARSAQLLGLTDLARDLGVAVNTVKAWLSVLEATYQIIILRPYFANVGKRLVKTPKVYFTDLGLLCHLTGISDARHASAGPMAGPIMETAVLTEIYKTITHRGLDPQIYFWRTSSGSEVDIVVEHAGKIVPIEVKLTATPRPASATAIRTLQNDLEDKAMPGYVIHPGDVTLPLAPNVTAIPFCAL, encoded by the coding sequence TTGAACCGATACATTCAAAGATCCCTGGAAGAGGCGCTTCGAAGAGCCGTCGACCAGTTTCCGGCGGTTGTCTTGACCGGGCCGCGTCAATCCGGCAAGACCACAACACTCAAGCATCTTTTCGGCGCCGAATACGGTTATGTCTCGGTAGAGCCTCCCGATATCAGGGCTTCAGCCGAGGAAGACCCGCGCGGTTTTCTGGAACTCCACCCGCCGCCGGTCATCTTCGACGAGATCCAGTACGCCCCCAGCCTCCTCCCCTACATCAAGGAGCGTATCGACAGCCGGCGTGAAAAACCCGGGCAATATCTCCTGACGGGTTCCCAAAACCTCCTGCTCGTTCAGAACGTAAGCGAGTCGCTCGCGGGCCGGGCCGCCGTGCTCCGCCTTCTGCCCCTGGCGGCTCGAGAAGCCTTCGGCCGGCCGTTCGCGCCTCTTCCCTGGGAAACCGAAGGCGTACAAGCCAACCCGATCAGCCTCTCATACCAGTCATTCTGGGAGGCCGCCCTGCGGGGAGCCTACCCCGAACTCGTCGCAAACCCGGAGAGGGACATCGGATTATGGCATTCGAGCTATGTGCAGACCTACCTGGAGCGGGATGTCCGTTCTCTCCGGCAGGTGGGGGATCTTACGCAGTTCCAATCCTTTCTGCGCGCGCTCGCCGCCAGGAGTGCGCAACTGCTCGGCCTGACCGACCTGGCCCGGGACCTCGGGGTGGCGGTCAATACGGTCAAGGCCTGGCTCTCGGTTCTCGAAGCCACCTACCAGATCATTATCCTGCGTCCTTATTTTGCGAATGTCGGGAAGCGGCTCGTGAAAACCCCCAAGGTCTATTTCACCGACCTGGGTCTGCTTTGCCACCTCACCGGCATCAGCGATGCGCGGCATGCATCCGCCGGACCCATGGCGGGGCCGATCATGGAGACTGCAGTCCTCACGGAAATCTACAAAACCATCACCCACCGGGGGCTCGATCCTCAGATCTATTTCTGGCGGACCTCCAGCGGTTCGGAAGTGGACATCGTTGTCGAGCATGCCGGGAAAATAGTTCCCATCGAAGTAAAGCTGACGGCGACGCCCCGTCCAGCCTCTGCCACCGCCATTCGGACGCTTCAGAACGACCTCGAAGACAAGGCCATGCCGGGCTATGTTATCCACCCAGGGGACGTCACCCTGCCCCTTGCCCCAAACGTCACCGCCATACCCTTTTGCGCGCTGTAA
- a CDS encoding hypothetical protein (Evidence 5 : Unknown function), translating to MGFGLLALSSLTEYESLKGSAQTYSAQKGMAVTFGARGRVTSPGWIT from the coding sequence TTGGGTTTCGGTCTGTTAGCGCTCTCCTCGCTCACCGAGTACGAGTCACTGAAGGGCTCTGCCCAAACTTACAGCGCGCAAAAGGGTATGGCGGTGACGTTTGGGGCAAGGGGCAGGGTGACGTCCCCTGGGTGGATAACATAG
- a CDS encoding hypothetical protein (Evidence 5 : Unknown function) — MERKAHPDQARPRRGQEGRIALVGVGILRDPHPSSFPLKARFRSPGPGARYLVSERVGREIRTTSRTGRQTVTNGSPMLPAQLNHEVRQAVHDEIGGRAAPGVGPAAFPGGCEDGLEAESGVAADVGLEVVAHDGERGGCEAEVSKEDVVVKGAHLAALEDRFWVAAGVGEQGGHRAGTGKDQPVVVQDQPVVVQRAEEGAVPLHGGGGGLDGVEAHRQVLREDDGVDPGVCRYLETRCGQKALQPVRSHHEEPFGPVGLEDLGAGRQGRKDLVFGEGDARLPEAPGDLGRGADRVVGDEADGEAFAAEGGHEGARIGKGLQAAAVDQDPFHVQEHGSNRLHTHLLVFFMALILYRCGLRSGTGARLWVSVC; from the coding sequence TTGGAAAGAAAAGCCCATCCCGATCAAGCTCGACCCCGACGTGGTCAAGAAGGTCGAATCGCGCTGGTCGGAGTTGGGATTCTAAGAGACCCGCACCCATCGAGCTTCCCCCTGAAGGCGCGCTTCCGGTCGCCCGGACCGGGGGCGCGCTATCTTGTCAGTGAACGAGTCGGGCGGGAAATCCGCACAACCAGCCGGACTGGGCGACAGACAGTGACGAATGGGTCGCCAATGCTACCAGCCCAGCTGAATCATGAGGTCCGTCAGGCTGTCCACGACGAGATCGGGGGGCGGGCCGCCCCGGGCGTCGGACCGGCTGCATTTCCCGGTGGTTGTGAGGATGGTCTGGAGGCCGAGTCCGGCGTAGCCGCGGATGTCGGTCTCGAGGTCGTCGCTCACGATGGCGAGCGAGGAGGGTGCGAGGCCGAGGTCTCGAAAGAGGATGTCGTTGTAAAGGGGGCTCATCTTGCCGCATTGGAGGACCGGTTTTGGGTAGCCGCAGGCGTGGGTGAACAGGGCGGCCATCGCGCCGGGACCGGGAAAGACCAGCCCGTCGTCGTCCAGGATCAACCGGTTGTCGTTCAGCGCGCAGAGGAGGGCGCCGTGCCGCTTCACGGCGGTGGCGGCGGTCTTGATGGCGTTGAAGCCCATCGACAGGTCCTTCGCGAGGACGACGGCGTCGACCCGGGGGTCTGCCGATATCTCGAAACCCGCTGCGGCCAAAAAGCGCTTCAGCCCGTCCGTTCCCATCACGAAGAGCCTTTTGGCCCCGTTGGTCTCGAGGATTTGGGGGCAGGTCGACAGGGGCGAAAGGATCTCGTCTTCGGCGAGGGGGATGCCCGCCTCCCTGAGGCGCCGGGCGATCTCGGCAGGGGGGCGGACCGTGTGGTTGGTGACGAGGCGGACGGGGAGGCCTTTGCTGCGGAGGGCGGCCATGAAGGCGCCCGCATCGGGAAAGGGCTCCAGGCGGCTGCCGTGGACCAGGACCCCTTCCATGTCCAGGAGCATGGCTCGAATCGGCTTCACACGCATCTCCTTGTCTTCTTTATGGCACTCATTCTATACCGCTGCGGGCTCCGGTCGGGCACAGGGGCCCGCCTTTGGGTTTCGGTCTGTTAG
- a CDS encoding conserved hypothetical protein (Evidence 4 : Unknown function but conserved in other organisms) has product MKPIRAMLLDMEGVLVHGSRLEPFPDAGAFMAALRSKGLPVRLVTNHTVRPPAEIARRLREAGIPLAEDEILSPLSTCPQILETNGAKRLFVMGTDGLKRFLAAAGFEISADPRVDAVVLAKDLSMGFNAIKTAATAVKRHGALLCALNDNRLILDDDGLVFPGPGAMAALFTHACGYPKPVLQCGKMSPLYNDILFRDLGLAPSSLAIVSDDLETDIRGYAGLGLQTILTTTGKCSRSDARGGPPPDLVVDSLTDLMIQLGW; this is encoded by the coding sequence GTGAAGCCGATTCGAGCCATGCTCCTGGACATGGAAGGGGTCCTGGTCCACGGCAGCCGCCTGGAGCCCTTTCCCGATGCGGGCGCCTTCATGGCCGCCCTCCGCAGCAAAGGCCTCCCCGTCCGCCTCGTCACCAACCACACGGTCCGCCCCCCTGCCGAGATCGCCCGGCGCCTCAGGGAGGCGGGCATCCCCCTCGCCGAAGACGAGATCCTTTCGCCCCTGTCGACCTGCCCCCAAATCCTCGAGACCAACGGGGCCAAAAGGCTCTTCGTGATGGGAACGGACGGGCTGAAGCGCTTTTTGGCCGCAGCGGGTTTCGAGATATCGGCAGACCCCCGGGTCGACGCCGTCGTCCTCGCGAAGGACCTGTCGATGGGCTTCAACGCCATCAAGACCGCCGCCACCGCCGTGAAGCGGCACGGCGCCCTCCTCTGCGCGCTGAACGACAACCGGTTGATCCTGGACGACGACGGGCTGGTCTTTCCCGGTCCCGGCGCGATGGCCGCCCTGTTCACCCACGCCTGCGGCTACCCAAAACCGGTCCTCCAATGCGGCAAGATGAGCCCCCTTTACAACGACATCCTCTTTCGAGACCTCGGCCTCGCACCCTCCTCGCTCGCCATCGTGAGCGACGACCTCGAGACCGACATCCGCGGCTACGCCGGACTCGGCCTCCAGACCATCCTCACAACCACCGGGAAATGCAGCCGGTCCGACGCCCGGGGCGGCCCGCCCCCCGATCTCGTCGTGGACAGCCTGACGGACCTCATGATTCAGCTGGGCTGGTAG
- a CDS encoding Phenyl phosphate carboxylase, beta subunit: MKDVRDFIAACEKEGILKRIEAEVDWDLEMSHIAKLNEEKKGPALLFENVKGYSSPVLMSTCTTTERLAMIMGMNKDATLVDLMRHWVEKGKKGIPPKVVATGPCKENKMEGDQVDLFKFPVPKFYPRDGGRFFGTAHFVVTKDPDSDWVNLGTYRLQLLEKDKLGTQFIKGKHADIMLKKYQALGKPMPVAVVVGCDPLLFLMGAARVSAFQSEYDLAGSIRGESIEVVKCETNDLLVPATAEIVVEGEVDADAFYPEGPFGEYTGYYSGVGTDPRNFIQVKAVTHRTNPIFMSTTVGRAVTDSHMALALTYGATLWQQLSDMRIPGIQSVYCPPEAAGRFLAIISLKQMYPGHTDQVLTAAISTEMGAYGLKTVIAVDEDIDAWDIPRVLYALSFRFQPNRCQVIKRGRSTPLDPSLPIDQRDITGRLLLDATIPYDWKEKPIPIKLDPDVVKKVESRWSELGF; encoded by the coding sequence ATGAAGGACGTCAGGGATTTCATCGCGGCATGTGAAAAGGAAGGAATTCTCAAGCGCATCGAGGCCGAGGTGGACTGGGACCTCGAGATGTCCCACATCGCGAAGCTGAACGAGGAGAAAAAGGGGCCGGCCCTCCTGTTCGAGAACGTGAAAGGATACAGCTCCCCGGTCCTCATGAGCACCTGTACGACCACCGAGCGGCTGGCCATGATCATGGGGATGAACAAGGACGCGACCCTGGTCGATCTCATGCGGCACTGGGTCGAGAAGGGCAAGAAGGGCATCCCGCCCAAGGTCGTCGCGACGGGGCCCTGCAAGGAAAACAAGATGGAGGGGGACCAGGTGGACCTCTTCAAGTTCCCGGTGCCGAAGTTCTACCCGAGGGACGGGGGGCGCTTCTTCGGCACGGCCCACTTTGTCGTCACCAAGGACCCCGATTCGGACTGGGTGAACCTCGGCACCTACCGCCTGCAGCTCCTCGAAAAGGACAAGCTCGGAACGCAGTTCATCAAGGGCAAGCACGCCGACATCATGCTCAAGAAGTACCAGGCCCTGGGAAAACCCATGCCCGTGGCGGTGGTCGTCGGCTGCGACCCGCTCCTCTTTCTGATGGGCGCGGCCCGGGTGTCGGCCTTCCAGTCGGAGTACGACCTGGCGGGTTCCATCCGGGGCGAGTCGATCGAGGTCGTCAAGTGCGAGACGAACGACCTCCTCGTGCCGGCTACGGCCGAGATCGTCGTGGAAGGGGAGGTGGACGCGGATGCCTTCTACCCGGAAGGGCCGTTCGGCGAGTACACCGGATACTACTCCGGTGTGGGGACCGATCCGCGCAACTTCATTCAGGTCAAGGCGGTCACCCACCGGACCAATCCCATCTTCATGTCGACCACCGTCGGGCGCGCCGTCACCGACTCGCACATGGCCCTGGCTCTGACCTACGGGGCGACCCTGTGGCAGCAGCTCTCGGACATGCGGATTCCCGGCATCCAGTCCGTTTACTGCCCGCCCGAGGCGGCAGGAAGGTTCCTGGCCATCATCTCGCTCAAGCAGATGTATCCCGGCCACACCGATCAGGTCCTCACCGCCGCGATCTCGACCGAGATGGGGGCCTATGGCCTGAAGACGGTGATCGCCGTAGACGAGGACATCGACGCTTGGGACATCCCCCGTGTCCTGTACGCCCTCAGCTTCCGCTTCCAGCCGAACCGCTGCCAGGTCATCAAGCGCGGTCGCTCGACCCCGCTCGATCCGTCGCTGCCGATCGACCAGCGGGACATCACCGGCCGGCTGTTGCTGGATGCCACCATCCCCTATGATTGGAAAGAAAAGCCCATCCCGATCAAGCTCGACCCCGACGTGGTCAAGAAGGTCGAATCGCGCTGGTCGGAGTTGGGATTCTAA
- a CDS encoding putative RuBisCO operon transcriptional regulator (Evidence 3 : Putative function from multiple computational evidences): MILNMNQLRAFYTAAKLNSITRAAEALMVTPPAISKQVRQLEEAIGMKLLYRSGNTIELTDVGRDVYRESEAVFEKITDMENYLEDISIGKLGELRIGCPQTPAKYIMPRLIARFNETHPGIRIIVDQGTNMEMVRNLLTSRNELALIRNRPDDRRLKMKVLRDEEVLLLAAPHSRHLPGREISVTLLDRLPLILPKEGSAVRDVTLEYLQRYKISPNVVMESGSIGLVKELIRQDTGLCFLERYAVAEDLASERLTAVTVLEGSPKIQFGIGYFHKKHLSPAAWAFLRLLDKLDDIVPALSS, from the coding sequence ATGATTCTGAACATGAACCAGCTGCGGGCCTTCTACACGGCAGCCAAGCTGAACAGCATCACCCGGGCCGCGGAGGCCTTGATGGTCACGCCCCCCGCCATCTCGAAGCAGGTCCGGCAGCTCGAAGAGGCCATCGGGATGAAACTCCTCTACCGCAGCGGCAACACCATCGAGCTGACGGACGTCGGCCGGGACGTTTACCGGGAGAGCGAGGCGGTTTTCGAGAAGATAACGGATATGGAGAACTACCTCGAAGACATCTCGATCGGGAAGCTTGGGGAGCTGCGGATCGGGTGCCCACAGACACCCGCCAAGTACATCATGCCCCGGCTGATCGCGCGGTTCAACGAGACCCACCCGGGCATCCGGATCATCGTGGACCAGGGCACGAACATGGAGATGGTTCGGAATCTCCTGACCAGCCGGAACGAACTCGCGCTCATCCGCAACCGTCCGGACGACCGGCGGCTGAAGATGAAGGTGCTGCGGGACGAAGAGGTCCTGCTCCTCGCCGCTCCGCACAGCCGCCACCTTCCCGGACGCGAGATCTCCGTCACGCTCCTCGACCGGCTCCCCCTCATCCTGCCGAAAGAGGGTTCCGCCGTGAGGGACGTGACCCTCGAATACCTTCAACGCTACAAGATCTCGCCGAACGTCGTCATGGAGTCGGGCAGCATCGGCCTCGTAAAGGAGTTGATCCGCCAGGACACGGGGCTGTGCTTCCTCGAGCGCTATGCGGTCGCCGAAGACCTCGCCTCGGAACGGTTGACCGCCGTCACCGTCCTCGAGGGCTCCCCCAAGATCCAGTTCGGCATCGGGTATTTCCACAAAAAGCACCTGTCCCCTGCCGCATGGGCCTTTTTGCGGCTCCTCGACAAGCTCGACGACATCGTCCCGGCTCTTTCCTCCTGA
- a CDS encoding putative ATPase (AAA+ superfamily) (Evidence 3 : Putative function from multiple computational evidences), with protein sequence MVEILPSYGKISTMFTRNITTKILEALSDTPVVFLRGARQAGKSTLVKRLAEGPRPARYVTLDNAGVFSAASSDPVGFIAGLDKPVIIDEAQRVPDLFRAIKEDVDRERVPGRYLLTGSADVLTLPQAADSLVGRMEVLTLWPLSTGELKNRGPSSSVTAFFQGDLFTSLIPDPHFDLAAILVCGGFPEPVQRTAPHRRRAWFESYITTILDRDIRDLSQIQDLAVVPKLIRFLAGRTASLHNQSEVSRSCGIPNATLSRYLALLEMTFLVHFLPAWSHNLGKRLVKTPKIFMVDSGLLCHLLGMDEDRLRRGNEAVGRIFENFVVLELLKQTSWAGEALRLYHFRSHAGQEVDVVIENGRGEVVGVEIKLSATPSPKDFSGLKMLRELLGPKFIRGLLIYTGKEIVPFGKDLHAIPVSVL encoded by the coding sequence ATGGTGGAAATTTTACCATCGTATGGTAAAATATCCACCATGTTTACGCGAAACATCACCACAAAAATCCTGGAAGCCCTCTCCGATACGCCTGTCGTTTTCCTGCGCGGAGCGCGTCAAGCTGGAAAGAGCACACTCGTCAAACGCCTTGCCGAAGGCCCCCGCCCTGCGCGCTACGTAACGCTCGACAACGCCGGGGTCTTCTCCGCCGCAAGCAGCGATCCGGTCGGGTTCATCGCCGGTCTGGACAAACCCGTCATCATCGACGAGGCCCAAAGAGTTCCTGATCTCTTTCGGGCCATAAAGGAAGATGTGGACCGCGAACGCGTTCCCGGCCGCTATCTGCTGACCGGTTCCGCTGACGTCTTGACCCTGCCGCAGGCGGCCGACTCACTGGTCGGCAGGATGGAGGTCCTGACCCTTTGGCCGCTGTCCACAGGAGAACTGAAGAATCGTGGTCCATCCAGCAGCGTAACGGCCTTTTTCCAGGGCGACCTTTTTACCTCTCTCATCCCGGATCCCCATTTCGATTTGGCGGCTATTCTGGTTTGCGGCGGTTTCCCCGAGCCCGTGCAGAGGACCGCTCCCCATCGTCGAAGGGCCTGGTTCGAATCCTATATCACCACGATCCTGGATCGAGACATCCGGGATCTGTCCCAGATTCAGGACCTCGCGGTCGTCCCGAAGCTCATCCGGTTCCTTGCCGGACGAACGGCCTCCTTGCACAATCAGTCCGAGGTATCACGAAGCTGCGGAATTCCGAACGCCACTCTATCACGCTACCTGGCTTTGCTCGAGATGACCTTTTTAGTTCACTTCCTCCCTGCGTGGTCCCACAACCTCGGAAAACGTCTCGTCAAGACCCCCAAGATTTTCATGGTGGACAGCGGTCTTTTGTGCCATTTACTCGGTATGGACGAAGACAGGCTCCGGCGGGGAAACGAAGCAGTTGGCAGGATCTTCGAAAACTTTGTTGTCCTGGAACTGCTCAAACAGACATCCTGGGCCGGGGAGGCCCTGCGGCTCTACCATTTCCGCTCCCACGCCGGGCAGGAAGTGGATGTCGTCATCGAAAACGGCAGGGGAGAGGTTGTAGGTGTAGAGATCAAACTTTCTGCAACCCCCTCGCCAAAGGATTTTTCGGGGCTCAAGATGCTGCGCGAACTCCTCGGACCCAAATTTATCCGCGGCCTCCTGATCTACACAGGGAAGGAGATTGTGCCGTTCGGGAAAGACTTGCACGCCATCCCCGTCTCGGTCCTGTGA
- a CDS encoding conserved hypothetical protein (Evidence 4 : Unknown function but conserved in other organisms) yields MDIRFAPHNTHLEDPETFEARDPHLRQLSRQAFVHRSHLLEELPSNTPGVYTIGGGRQIGKTTLMKQWMALLMQSGVAPNRIVYFTGELIDDHHALVRLVGDTLETMPGDDMAYLILDEITYVRDWDKGVKYLADAGMLQKVELFLTGSDLTIIKEARMRFPGRRGESATVDFHLYPLNLLETVRLKGRFTRDELESLVSAGTGAVPPTAIIEGLYQEFGDYLAHGGFLTAINDIAKHSRILPATFSTYSDWIRGDVLKRGKNDLYLREILGAIVKRYGSQTTWNALAQDLSIDHPGTVSDYVELLAAMDAAFIQPALLEDKLTAAPKKARKLMFTDPFIFHAVRSWLNPSADPYGEQVRPLLSDPAWAGKLVEATVVTHYRVYYPVFYIKAEGEVDLAYIAQHRFWPVEVKWTGQVRPKDLKQITKYSHARILTQSRQLGHILGVPTEPVPLALLRLCAGVSGPKRSMGEISSAESPGDAS; encoded by the coding sequence ATGGATATCCGCTTTGCACCTCACAACACGCACCTCGAGGACCCTGAAACCTTCGAGGCCCGGGATCCCCATCTCCGGCAGTTAAGCCGGCAGGCGTTCGTCCACCGCTCGCATCTCCTCGAGGAACTGCCGTCTAATACGCCCGGCGTCTACACCATCGGCGGTGGCCGTCAAATCGGAAAAACCACCCTGATGAAGCAGTGGATGGCCCTCCTCATGCAGAGTGGCGTGGCGCCGAACAGAATCGTTTACTTCACCGGTGAGTTGATCGATGACCATCATGCCCTTGTACGGCTGGTGGGGGATACTCTCGAGACCATGCCCGGCGACGATATGGCCTATCTCATACTGGACGAGATCACCTATGTGCGGGATTGGGACAAGGGCGTAAAATACCTGGCCGACGCGGGAATGCTCCAGAAGGTCGAATTATTTTTGACCGGTTCCGATCTGACGATCATCAAGGAGGCGCGGATGCGTTTCCCGGGCCGAAGGGGGGAGTCGGCCACGGTGGATTTCCATCTTTACCCGCTCAACCTGCTGGAAACGGTCCGCCTCAAGGGGCGATTCACCCGCGATGAACTGGAAAGCCTTGTCAGTGCCGGCACCGGTGCGGTGCCGCCTACTGCGATCATCGAGGGGTTGTACCAGGAATTCGGTGATTATCTGGCCCATGGCGGCTTCCTGACGGCCATAAATGATATCGCTAAGCACAGCCGCATCCTGCCCGCGACTTTTTCCACCTACAGCGACTGGATCAGAGGGGATGTCCTCAAGAGAGGAAAAAACGATCTTTACCTGCGCGAAATCCTGGGCGCCATCGTGAAGCGCTATGGCAGTCAGACGACTTGGAATGCCCTTGCTCAGGACCTTTCCATCGACCATCCCGGGACGGTCAGCGATTATGTTGAACTGCTGGCAGCCATGGACGCGGCTTTCATTCAACCCGCGCTCCTCGAGGACAAGCTGACGGCCGCTCCTAAAAAGGCCCGAAAGCTCATGTTTACCGATCCATTCATTTTCCATGCAGTGAGGTCCTGGCTGAACCCTTCTGCCGACCCTTATGGCGAGCAGGTAAGACCTTTGCTCTCCGATCCGGCGTGGGCCGGGAAGCTGGTGGAAGCGACGGTGGTCACCCACTATCGCGTGTACTATCCGGTCTTTTACATCAAGGCCGAGGGCGAGGTCGATCTGGCCTATATTGCACAACATCGTTTTTGGCCCGTGGAAGTGAAGTGGACCGGACAGGTGCGTCCCAAGGACCTCAAACAGATCACCAAGTACAGCCACGCGAGGATATTGACTCAATCGAGGCAGCTCGGGCATATTCTCGGCGTACCGACCGAGCCGGTCCCGTTGGCCTTGCTCCGATTGTGCGCAGGTGTGTCCGGCCCGAAACGGAGCATGGGAGAAATCAGCAGCGCGGAAAGCCCCGGGGATGCCTCTTGA
- a CDS encoding conserved hypothetical protein (Evidence 4 : Unknown function but conserved in other organisms), translating to MASLERLFRPRSIAVVGASNDPYKAGYQMVYALRNFPGALYPINPKLDETQGFRVYPDFKSIGKPVDLVILTIPAKGSAAALREAGEAGAGAAMIISGGFAESGAPGKAAQEELLSVCRTYGIRLLGPNVAGFANPRAGVPANFTPWISEMRPGDVGVVSQSGAMNLILCSVVHAQGLGISVATGIGNGPDVSAADVVDYLADDPDTRVIAMALEGVSNGRRLFEAVSRATAKKPVVAFAVGRADIGEFAASHTGNLIGSYALKCTALRQAGAVVADSSNDLIDAANLLSKVRLAPKADPGVGLLSGQAGPAMIIADELRSHSVNLPRLTPETVQKIAGLIPPMTFIQNPVDTGRPSPTFEGVLKAMSDDPSVDLLVVFAIHEPAVIDPVALFKATKDALPQPVIFGTAGFPEDLAPTLHDLKALGIPAFVSPDRTARAVRALVEDARRAHRRRTLDAPPDIPSAAPFGDAPDEAEIKAALDRIGIPTPHRAVCKTRDEARTAFAGLQKPCVVKVLSPSILHKTEVGGVHLDIRTDDQLCAALDRIDRIEAAGEKRYLIEEMAPAGPELIIGGTRDASFGPTVLLGLGGTAAEALGDAAMRLAPIPAAEALDMLGDLKGRALLDRWRGGPRYDQQAVADAAAKISQFLVQHPEIKELDLNPVRVMEHGLLVLDAALVIER from the coding sequence ATGGCATCGCTCGAAAGACTGTTCCGCCCGCGCTCCATCGCCGTTGTCGGGGCGTCGAACGACCCCTACAAGGCCGGCTACCAGATGGTCTACGCCCTCAGGAACTTCCCCGGGGCGCTCTACCCCATCAATCCCAAGCTCGATGAAACCCAGGGGTTTCGCGTCTATCCCGATTTCAAGTCGATCGGGAAACCGGTGGATCTGGTGATCCTGACCATCCCCGCCAAGGGGAGCGCCGCGGCCCTGCGGGAGGCCGGGGAGGCGGGTGCAGGCGCAGCGATGATCATCAGCGGCGGGTTCGCGGAATCGGGCGCACCCGGCAAGGCGGCGCAGGAAGAGCTTCTTTCGGTCTGCCGGACCTACGGCATCCGGCTGCTCGGTCCCAACGTAGCCGGCTTCGCCAACCCGCGCGCCGGCGTCCCGGCCAATTTTACGCCCTGGATCAGCGAGATGCGGCCCGGGGATGTAGGGGTCGTCTCGCAGAGCGGGGCCATGAACCTCATCCTCTGCTCCGTCGTCCACGCCCAGGGGCTCGGCATCAGCGTTGCGACCGGGATCGGCAACGGCCCCGACGTCTCGGCTGCCGACGTGGTCGACTACCTGGCCGACGACCCCGACACCCGCGTCATCGCCATGGCGCTCGAAGGAGTGAGCAACGGCCGGCGGCTCTTCGAGGCCGTCTCCCGCGCCACCGCGAAAAAACCCGTCGTGGCCTTTGCCGTCGGCCGGGCGGACATCGGTGAGTTCGCCGCCTCCCACACCGGCAACCTGATCGGCTCCTACGCCCTCAAGTGCACGGCGCTCCGCCAGGCCGGCGCCGTGGTGGCGGATTCGAGCAACGACCTGATCGACGCCGCCAACCTGCTTTCCAAGGTGCGGCTGGCCCCCAAGGCCGACCCCGGCGTGGGGCTCCTGAGCGGGCAGGCCGGGCCGGCCATGATCATCGCCGACGAACTCCGGAGCCATTCCGTGAACCTCCCCCGGCTAACGCCCGAAACCGTGCAAAAGATCGCGGGCCTGATCCCCCCGATGACCTTCATCCAGAACCCGGTCGACACCGGGCGGCCGAGCCCCACCTTCGAGGGCGTGCTCAAGGCCATGTCGGACGACCCCTCCGTCGACCTCCTCGTCGTTTTCGCGATCCACGAGCCCGCCGTCATCGACCCGGTGGCCCTCTTCAAGGCGACGAAGGACGCCCTCCCCCAGCCGGTGATCTTCGGCACGGCGGGCTTCCCGGAAGACCTGGCCCCGACGCTCCATGACCTGAAGGCCCTCGGCATCCCCGCCTTCGTCTCCCCGGACCGAACCGCGCGGGCCGTCCGGGCGCTCGTCGAGGATGCCAGGCGCGCCCATCGCCGGCGAACCCTCGATGCCCCACCGGACATTCCATCGGCGGCCCCCTTCGGCGACGCCCCGGACGAGGCCGAGATCAAGGCCGCGCTGGACCGGATCGGCATACCGACCCCGCACCGCGCGGTCTGCAAGACCCGGGACGAGGCCCGGACCGCCTTTGCCGGTCTGCAGAAACCCTGCGTCGTCAAGGTCCTCTCCCCATCCATCCTCCACAAGACCGAGGTGGGGGGCGTCCATCTCGACATTCGCACCGACGACCAGCTCTGCGCAGCCCTCGACCGGATCGACCGCATCGAGGCCGCTGGTGAAAAGCGGTACCTGATCGAGGAAATGGCCCCGGCAGGCCCCGAACTCATCATCGGCGGCACCCGCGACGCGAGCTTCGGCCCCACGGTCCTCCTGGGCCTCGGCGGAACGGCGGCGGAGGCCCTGGGCGATGCCGCCATGCGCCTGGCCCCCATACCAGCGGCGGAGGCCCTCGACATGCTCGGCGACCTGAAGGGCCGCGCCCTCCTCGACCGCTGGCGCGGCGGCCCCCGGTACGACCAGCAGGCCGTGGCCGATGCCGCAGCCAAGATCTCGCAGTTCCTCGTTCAGCACCCCGAGATCAAGGAGCTCGACCTCAATCCGGTCCGGGTCATGGAGCACGGGCTGCTGGTCCTGGACGCCGCGTTGGTCATAGAAAGGTGA